One genomic region from Erythrobacter mangrovi encodes:
- a CDS encoding helix-turn-helix domain-containing protein: MLKQTQILDRFAARLASGEICDASRLQFAAASRVVSLKRDEQARLDESCDQLVFLGSGSTKLVARASQDREQVIAFHFEGDLVCVPARARHSYQLVALRETDIVAMPFDKVVELAGEQREILVSLLDAMRASLARCREKAIALGRKTAPERVASFLVDMAGRTGKIDGKAIILPLPMSRRDIADSLGITIETVSRQLTKLRESGVIETVGRSQIKILDLTTLTEGAGFLSGAS, translated from the coding sequence ATGCTGAAGCAGACGCAAATCCTAGATCGATTCGCCGCACGCCTTGCGTCCGGTGAAATCTGCGATGCGTCGCGCCTGCAATTCGCTGCGGCATCGAGGGTTGTGTCGCTCAAGCGGGACGAACAGGCTCGGCTCGACGAGAGTTGCGACCAGCTTGTTTTCCTCGGGAGCGGATCGACCAAGCTGGTCGCGCGCGCTTCGCAGGACCGTGAGCAGGTGATCGCCTTTCATTTCGAGGGCGATCTGGTTTGCGTGCCTGCGCGGGCGAGGCATTCTTATCAGCTGGTGGCCCTGCGGGAGACGGACATTGTCGCCATGCCGTTCGACAAAGTAGTCGAGCTGGCAGGGGAACAGAGAGAAATCCTCGTGTCGCTCCTCGACGCGATGCGAGCTTCGCTGGCGCGGTGTCGCGAGAAGGCGATCGCCCTGGGCCGCAAGACTGCGCCCGAACGGGTTGCCAGCTTCCTTGTCGACATGGCTGGGCGAACCGGGAAGATAGACGGAAAAGCGATCATATTGCCGCTGCCGATGTCACGCCGCGACATTGCCGATAGTCTTGGCATCACCATCGAGACGGTCAGCCGTCAGCTGACGAAACTGCGCGAAAGCGGTGTGATCGAAACGGTCGGCCGCTCCCAGATCAAGATCCTCGACTTGACTACCCTGACCGAAGGTGCAGGCTTCCTTTCGGGGGCCTCCTGA
- the ccoN gene encoding cytochrome-c oxidase, cbb3-type subunit I translates to MQAETALGRVGLWFGIMLLALAASVAAHDAGFAAHATIVAIVAFVMIWVSANRFDPSALVPALAGPAGESRYDDDVIRWGTIATLFWGTAGFAAGLYIALQLAFPVLNFEPYFNFGRLRPLHTSAVIFAFGGNALLATSFYVVQRTCRARLAFPGLARFVFWGYQLFIVLAATGYLLGITQSKEYAEPEWYVDLWLTIVWVAYLAVFVGTIVKRKEPHIYVANWFYLAFIVTVAMLHVVNNLAVPVSFLGSRSYQVFSGVQDALTQWWYGHNAVGFFLTAGFLAMMYYFVPKQAERPVYSYRLSIIHFWSLIFLYIWAGPHHLHYTALPDWAQTLGMVFSIMLWMPSWGGMINGLMTLNGAWDKVRTDPIIRMMVMALAFYGMSTFEGPMMSIKAVNSLSHYTDWTIGHVHSGALGWNGMITFACVYYLVPRLWKRERMYSLRMINWHFWLATLGIVFYAASMWVAGITQGLMWREYGADGYLVNSFADTVAALHPMYIMRAFGGLLYLSGFVIMLFNVWQTLAGHLRSEAPMTETPYDESADRPLPPAAVPAE, encoded by the coding sequence ATGCAAGCGGAAACTGCCTTGGGAAGGGTCGGCCTGTGGTTCGGCATAATGCTGCTGGCCCTTGCTGCCTCGGTCGCGGCGCACGATGCGGGCTTCGCCGCGCATGCGACCATCGTGGCGATTGTCGCCTTCGTGATGATCTGGGTGTCAGCCAACCGGTTCGATCCCTCCGCCCTGGTTCCCGCACTGGCGGGACCCGCGGGCGAGTCGCGTTATGACGATGACGTCATCCGCTGGGGTACGATCGCGACGCTGTTCTGGGGTACTGCGGGCTTTGCCGCTGGACTCTACATTGCCTTGCAGCTGGCCTTCCCCGTCCTCAATTTCGAGCCGTACTTCAACTTTGGCCGCCTGCGCCCGCTACACACCAGTGCGGTGATCTTTGCCTTCGGTGGCAACGCACTGCTGGCAACCAGTTTCTATGTCGTGCAGCGCACCTGTCGCGCGCGGCTCGCCTTCCCCGGCCTCGCCCGCTTCGTGTTCTGGGGCTATCAGCTGTTCATCGTGCTGGCCGCCACCGGCTACCTGCTCGGCATTACCCAGTCGAAGGAATATGCCGAGCCCGAATGGTACGTCGACCTGTGGCTGACCATCGTCTGGGTCGCCTACCTCGCGGTGTTCGTCGGCACGATCGTCAAGCGCAAGGAGCCGCATATCTATGTGGCGAACTGGTTCTACCTCGCCTTCATCGTCACCGTGGCGATGCTGCACGTGGTCAACAATTTGGCGGTTCCGGTCAGCTTCCTGGGTTCGCGCAGCTACCAGGTCTTCTCGGGCGTGCAGGATGCGCTGACGCAGTGGTGGTACGGCCATAACGCGGTCGGCTTCTTCCTCACCGCCGGCTTCCTTGCGATGATGTACTACTTCGTGCCGAAGCAGGCCGAACGTCCGGTCTATTCCTATCGCCTGTCGATCATCCACTTCTGGTCGCTGATCTTCCTCTACATCTGGGCGGGTCCGCACCACCTGCACTACACCGCACTGCCCGACTGGGCGCAGACGCTGGGCATGGTGTTCTCGATCATGCTGTGGATGCCTAGCTGGGGTGGCATGATCAACGGGCTGATGACGCTGAACGGTGCCTGGGACAAGGTCCGCACCGACCCGATCATCCGCATGATGGTGATGGCGCTGGCCTTCTACGGCATGAGCACCTTCGAAGGCCCGATGATGTCGATCAAGGCGGTGAACAGCCTGTCGCATTATACCGACTGGACCATCGGCCACGTCCATTCCGGCGCGCTGGGTTGGAACGGCATGATCACCTTCGCCTGCGTCTATTATCTCGTGCCCCGCCTGTGGAAGCGTGAGCGGATGTATTCGCTGCGCATGATCAACTGGCACTTCTGGCTCGCGACGCTGGGGATCGTGTTCTACGCCGCCAGCATGTGGGTGGCAGGCATCACCCAGGGCCTGATGTGGCGTGAATACGGCGCCGACGGCTACCTGGTGAACAGCTTCGCCGACACCGTCGCCGCGCTCCACCCGATGTACATCATGCGCGCCTTCGGCGGCCTGCTCTACCTCTCGGGCTTCGTGATCATGCTCTTCAACGTGTGGCAGACGCTCGCCGGTCACCTCCGCAGCGAGGCTCCGATGACCGAGACGCCCTACGATGAGAGCGCCGACCGTCCCCTTCCCCCCGCCGCCGTGCCGGCAGAGTGA
- the ccoO gene encoding cytochrome-c oxidase, cbb3-type subunit II, which translates to MTDTVSNEPVKGHARLERNVTLMAVATFLTVTIGGIVEIAPLFWIDNTIEKVEGMRPYTPLELAGRDIYIREGCYTCHSQMIRPFKDEVERYGHYSLAAESMYDHPFQWGSKRTGPDLARVGGRYSDEWHVQHLTNPQDVVPESVMPQYGFLKETDLQVTDVGANLTALRRVGVPYSDTDIAKAKADLAAQGNPDLDAGDLEQRYPKAQIRDYDGNPARLTEMDALVAYLQMLGTLVDVNSAAAQEELAEEKGR; encoded by the coding sequence ATGACCGATACAGTCTCCAACGAACCCGTGAAGGGCCACGCCCGGCTCGAACGCAACGTCACGCTGATGGCAGTGGCGACCTTCCTCACCGTCACCATCGGCGGCATCGTGGAAATCGCCCCGCTGTTCTGGATCGACAACACGATCGAGAAGGTCGAGGGGATGCGCCCGTACACCCCACTCGAACTGGCCGGTCGCGACATCTACATCCGCGAGGGTTGTTACACCTGCCACAGCCAGATGATCCGTCCGTTCAAGGACGAGGTCGAACGCTACGGCCACTACAGCCTCGCGGCCGAGAGCATGTACGACCACCCGTTCCAGTGGGGTTCCAAGCGCACCGGGCCCGACCTGGCGCGCGTCGGCGGGCGCTATTCGGACGAATGGCACGTCCAGCACCTGACCAACCCGCAGGACGTGGTGCCCGAAAGCGTGATGCCGCAATATGGCTTCCTCAAGGAAACCGACCTGCAGGTCACCGACGTCGGGGCGAATCTCACGGCGCTGCGCCGCGTTGGCGTGCCTTACAGCGACACGGATATCGCCAAGGCCAAGGCAGACCTTGCCGCGCAAGGCAATCCGGATCTCGACGCGGGTGATCTGGAACAGCGTTACCCCAAGGCGCAGATCCGCGACTATGACGGCAATCCCGCCCGCCTGACCGAGATGGATGCGCTGGTCGCCTACCTGCAGATGCTCGGCACGCTGGTCGACGTGAACAGTGCTGCCGCGCAGGAGGAACTGGCCGAGGAGAAGGGTCGGTGA
- a CDS encoding cbb3-type cytochrome c oxidase subunit 3: MSTYDTLRHFADSYGLAIMVLVFVVLCLWPFRPGARADNHKAANMIFEGQDDGE, encoded by the coding sequence GTGAGCACCTACGACACCCTGCGCCACTTCGCCGACAGCTACGGGCTGGCGATCATGGTCTTGGTGTTCGTCGTGCTGTGCCTGTGGCCCTTCCGCCCGGGTGCGCGCGCCGACAACCACAAGGCCGCCAACATGATTTTCGAAGGACAAGACGATGGCGAATAA
- the ccoP gene encoding cytochrome-c oxidase, cbb3-type subunit III: MANKRVDEPTGTETVGHEWDGIEELNTPLPRWWLWTFYFTVAWGLAYTVAYPAWPMISKGTEGMLGWTSRGQLAEELSAADAARQTVAEKIAVTDLSKLSGNDELLQQARAGGAAAFKVNCVQCHGSGAGGNQQLGYPNLNDDDWLWGGNMSQIEYTITHGIRQPGADMRQSAMPAFEGMFDSATLSALVSHVRSLSKLEKPNAAGAVTYTDNCAVCHGANGEGNRELGAPRLNDAIWLRGSSAEAIRNQVLNPKMGAMPAWGERLDPVTVKMLTVYVHSLGGGEDFVEEPAAPPVAEADGQE, encoded by the coding sequence ATGGCGAATAAGCGCGTCGACGAACCGACCGGCACCGAAACCGTTGGCCACGAGTGGGACGGGATCGAAGAGCTCAACACCCCGCTGCCGCGCTGGTGGCTGTGGACCTTCTATTTCACCGTCGCTTGGGGCCTGGCCTACACGGTTGCCTACCCGGCCTGGCCAATGATCTCCAAGGGGACCGAGGGGATGCTGGGCTGGACCAGCCGCGGGCAGCTGGCCGAGGAGCTTTCGGCGGCCGATGCGGCGCGGCAGACCGTCGCGGAGAAGATCGCCGTGACCGACCTGAGCAAGCTCTCGGGCAACGACGAGCTGCTGCAGCAGGCCCGCGCCGGCGGCGCGGCGGCGTTCAAGGTCAACTGCGTCCAGTGCCACGGCTCTGGCGCAGGCGGGAACCAGCAGCTCGGCTATCCCAACCTCAACGACGATGACTGGCTGTGGGGCGGCAACATGTCGCAGATCGAATACACGATCACGCACGGCATCCGCCAGCCCGGCGCAGATATGCGCCAGAGCGCCATGCCCGCCTTCGAGGGCATGTTCGACAGCGCGACGCTATCGGCGCTGGTCTCGCATGTCCGCTCGCTGAGCAAGCTTGAGAAGCCCAATGCGGCTGGAGCAGTAACCTACACGGATAACTGCGCCGTGTGTCATGGCGCCAACGGCGAAGGGAATCGCGAACTCGGCGCCCCACGCCTGAACGATGCCATCTGGCTGCGTGGCAGCAGCGCGGAGGCGATCCGCAACCAGGTGCTCAATCCGAAGATGGGCGCCATGCCCGCGTGGGGCGAGCGGCTCGACCCGGTCACCGTCAAGATGTTGACCGTCTATGTCCATTCGCTCGGGGGAGGCGAAGACTTCGTTGAGGAACCGGCTGCTCCGCCGGTCGCCGAAGCCGATGGCCAAGAGTAG
- the ccoG gene encoding cytochrome c oxidase accessory protein CcoG: MAKSSPQPAQLYEPRKQVHNKRIDGPFRRFKWFVMAVTLTIYYGTPWIRWDRGPYAPDQAVLVDLANRRFYMFGIEIWPQEFYFVAGLLIMAGIGLFLVTSAVGRAWCGYACPQTVWTDLFQHVDRFVDGDRNARMRLDAAPWTWGKVLRRGFKWTIYLIIGFWTGGAWIMYFADAPTLVYDFWRGEAAPIAYITVAVLTLTTVTLGGFMREQVCIYMCPWPRIQTAMMDEHSLLVTYKDWRGEPRGSLKKAEKNPDAFGDCIDCMQCVQVCPTGIDIREGPQIGCITCALCIDACDRVMKDIGRPRGLIDYATLEGSKREAAGGEARPAWKELLRMRTLVYLGIWGSIGFALLFALGARSHVDLGVSPDRNPPFMLLSDGSVRNSYTLKLRNMTQAPRDMTLTLEGLEGARFWTDSIPIEDAARSITIRVPADATQTVRAYVAAPVGTSQQDFDFVLSTGGERPESDTNTTRFTAPGE; the protein is encoded by the coding sequence ATGGCCAAGAGTAGCCCGCAACCCGCGCAGCTCTACGAGCCGCGCAAGCAGGTCCATAACAAGCGGATCGACGGCCCCTTCCGCCGGTTCAAATGGTTCGTCATGGCGGTGACGCTGACGATCTATTACGGCACGCCGTGGATCCGCTGGGATCGTGGACCCTACGCCCCCGACCAGGCGGTACTGGTCGATCTGGCCAACCGCCGTTTCTACATGTTCGGCATCGAGATCTGGCCGCAGGAATTCTATTTCGTCGCCGGCTTGCTGATCATGGCGGGGATCGGCCTGTTCCTGGTGACCAGCGCCGTCGGTCGCGCCTGGTGCGGCTATGCCTGCCCGCAGACCGTGTGGACCGACTTGTTCCAGCATGTCGATCGCTTCGTCGATGGCGATCGCAACGCGCGCATGCGGCTCGACGCTGCCCCCTGGACCTGGGGCAAGGTGTTGCGCCGGGGTTTCAAATGGACGATCTACCTGATCATCGGATTCTGGACCGGCGGCGCGTGGATCATGTATTTCGCCGACGCGCCCACGTTGGTGTATGATTTCTGGCGCGGCGAGGCTGCGCCGATCGCCTATATCACCGTTGCCGTGCTGACGCTGACCACGGTCACGCTGGGCGGCTTCATGCGTGAACAGGTCTGCATCTACATGTGCCCCTGGCCGCGCATCCAGACCGCAATGATGGACGAGCATTCGCTGCTGGTGACCTACAAGGACTGGCGCGGCGAACCGCGCGGCAGCCTGAAGAAGGCGGAGAAGAACCCGGACGCGTTCGGCGACTGTATCGATTGCATGCAATGCGTGCAGGTCTGCCCGACCGGGATCGATATCCGCGAAGGGCCGCAGATCGGCTGCATCACCTGTGCATTGTGCATCGATGCCTGCGACCGGGTGATGAAAGACATCGGCCGCCCGCGCGGCCTGATCGATTACGCCACGCTCGAAGGCTCCAAGCGCGAGGCCGCCGGCGGCGAGGCACGCCCGGCGTGGAAGGAACTGCTGCGCATGCGCACGCTGGTCTACCTCGGCATCTGGGGTTCGATCGGTTTCGCGCTTCTTTTCGCGCTCGGCGCCCGCAGCCACGTCGATCTCGGCGTCTCGCCCGACCGCAACCCGCCCTTCATGCTGCTGAGCGACGGGTCGGTGCGTAATAGCTACACGCTCAAGCTGCGCAACATGACACAGGCCCCGCGCGACATGACCCTGACGCTCGAAGGCCTGGAGGGCGCGCGCTTCTGGACTGACAGCATTCCTATCGAAGATGCCGCGCGTTCGATCACCATCCGCGTTCCCGCAGATGCAACGCAAACCGTAAGGGCCTATGTTGCGGCTCCGGTTGGAACGAGCCAGCAGGACTTCGACTTCGTGCTTTCGACTGGCGGCGAGCGCCCTGAAAGCGATACCAACACCACGCGCTTCACGGCGCCAGGGGAATGA
- a CDS encoding FixH family protein encodes MTMTKRFSGWHMTAILVGGFGVVVAVNLFMASQAVGSFGGVVVENSYVASQEFNDWLDEAAKENALGWTAQVTRDGNGRLAVSTQNTPAGTTATAELRHPLGREKARSWTLVADGAGGFASTERLPEGRWLVRVTLANGDDRLRIERPVG; translated from the coding sequence ATGACCATGACCAAGCGCTTTTCCGGCTGGCACATGACCGCGATCCTCGTCGGCGGCTTCGGCGTCGTGGTGGCAGTCAACCTGTTCATGGCCAGCCAGGCAGTGGGCAGCTTCGGCGGTGTCGTGGTCGAGAATTCCTACGTCGCCAGCCAGGAATTCAACGACTGGTTGGATGAGGCAGCGAAGGAAAACGCGCTGGGCTGGACTGCGCAAGTCACCCGCGACGGCAATGGCCGACTGGCAGTTTCAACGCAGAACACGCCAGCCGGGACCACGGCGACAGCGGAATTGCGTCACCCGCTGGGTCGCGAAAAAGCCCGCAGCTGGACGCTGGTGGCGGATGGCGCCGGTGGCTTCGCCAGCACCGAACGCCTGCCGGAAGGCCGCTGGCTGGTGCGAGTGACGCTAGCCAATGGCGATGACCGGCTGCGGATCGAAAGGCCGGTCGGTTGA
- a CDS encoding heavy metal translocating P-type ATPase produces MTIATALAPETDVELVDSRFTVPGMRCAGCIAKIERGLGELPGVDAARVNFSAKRVAVRHDAQLDDQALVEALERLGFESQPVADNPLATDDKDAKLLLRALAVAGFGMMNIMLLSVSVWSGAGGVTREMFHWLSALIALPVVAYSGRPFFASAAMALRYGRTNMDVPISIGVLLATGMSFYETLTGGEHAYFDGAVMLLFFLLAGRALDATMRNRTRAGIGALLGRMGKSAAVLQEDGSTRRIAADELFPGMVMLVAAGEALAADGEVIDGAGAIDNAMLTGESTPEPVAVGDTVHAGAVNLSAPLRIRITATKGDTALAEIARLMDEAGQSRSRYVRIADRASRLYAPAVHSLALLAFIGWMLAGAGWHHAMIIAISVLIITCPCAMGLAVPAAQVVASGALVKKGVLVKDGSALERLAEVDTVLFDKTGTLTLGEPRAEIDGLDAEARSIALGLAQNSRHPLSKGLVASLQAAGTVPAEVIGVHEESGNGLLGLWNGTEVALERAEAAGAGLATTLRIGQRRDVIQFSDPLRVDANDSVSALSAMGLSSQILSGDRTQSVAPVARALGILGRGGVNPADKLVALEALKRQGHLPLMVGDGLNDGPALAAAHASLAPASASDASQQAADAVFLGDRLGPVALTVRVARETMRIVRQNFVFAIGYNILAVPLALAGMVTPMVAAIAMSLSSLVVVGNSLRLARATR; encoded by the coding sequence TTGACCATTGCCACCGCCCTTGCTCCTGAAACCGATGTCGAGCTGGTCGACAGCCGCTTTACCGTGCCGGGGATGCGCTGCGCAGGCTGCATCGCCAAGATCGAGCGCGGCCTGGGCGAGTTGCCGGGCGTCGATGCGGCGCGCGTGAATTTCTCCGCCAAGCGGGTCGCGGTACGACACGACGCGCAGCTCGACGACCAAGCATTGGTCGAGGCGCTCGAACGGCTCGGCTTCGAGTCCCAGCCCGTCGCCGACAATCCGCTGGCGACGGACGACAAGGACGCCAAACTGTTGCTGCGCGCATTGGCAGTGGCGGGCTTCGGCATGATGAACATCATGCTGCTTTCGGTCAGCGTATGGTCCGGCGCAGGCGGCGTGACGCGCGAGATGTTCCATTGGCTATCGGCGCTGATCGCGCTGCCGGTGGTCGCCTATTCGGGCCGTCCCTTCTTCGCCAGCGCTGCGATGGCCTTGCGCTATGGCCGGACCAACATGGACGTGCCGATTTCGATCGGCGTGCTGCTGGCTACCGGGATGTCGTTTTACGAGACGCTGACGGGCGGCGAACACGCCTATTTCGACGGCGCGGTCATGCTGCTGTTCTTCCTCCTCGCCGGCCGCGCGCTCGATGCGACCATGCGCAACCGCACCCGCGCGGGGATTGGAGCCCTGCTGGGCCGCATGGGCAAGAGCGCCGCCGTACTGCAGGAAGATGGCAGCACACGGCGCATCGCGGCGGATGAGCTGTTTCCAGGCATGGTGATGCTGGTAGCCGCTGGCGAGGCCCTGGCTGCAGACGGCGAAGTGATCGACGGAGCCGGCGCGATAGACAACGCCATGCTGACGGGCGAGAGCACGCCTGAGCCGGTTGCGGTGGGCGACACGGTGCACGCCGGTGCCGTCAATCTCTCGGCGCCGCTGCGTATTCGCATCACCGCGACCAAGGGCGACACGGCGCTCGCCGAAATCGCCCGACTGATGGACGAGGCAGGCCAGTCGCGCAGTCGCTACGTCCGCATTGCCGATCGCGCCTCGCGCCTCTACGCCCCTGCGGTCCATTCGCTGGCTCTCCTCGCCTTCATCGGCTGGATGCTGGCCGGGGCGGGTTGGCACCACGCAATGATCATCGCGATCAGCGTGCTGATCATCACCTGCCCCTGCGCCATGGGCCTAGCCGTGCCTGCTGCGCAGGTTGTCGCCTCGGGCGCGCTCGTAAAGAAGGGTGTGCTGGTCAAGGACGGCAGCGCGCTCGAACGATTGGCCGAAGTCGACACGGTGCTGTTCGACAAGACCGGAACCCTGACGCTGGGCGAACCACGCGCCGAAATCGACGGTCTTGACGCAGAGGCTCGATCGATCGCGCTTGGTCTTGCGCAAAATAGCCGTCACCCCCTGAGCAAGGGTCTGGTTGCCAGCCTGCAGGCAGCAGGCACCGTACCTGCCGAAGTCATCGGCGTGCATGAGGAAAGCGGCAACGGCTTGCTTGGCTTGTGGAACGGTACCGAGGTGGCCCTGGAACGTGCAGAGGCGGCCGGGGCCGGGCTGGCGACGACACTGCGGATCGGCCAGCGCCGGGACGTCATCCAATTCTCCGATCCCCTTCGGGTCGATGCGAACGATTCCGTATCAGCGCTGTCCGCCATGGGCCTCTCGAGCCAGATCCTCTCGGGCGATCGCACCCAGTCGGTTGCGCCAGTCGCGCGGGCGCTGGGCATACTGGGGCGTGGTGGGGTCAATCCGGCGGACAAGCTCGTTGCTCTCGAAGCGCTGAAGCGCCAGGGCCATCTCCCGCTGATGGTGGGAGACGGTCTTAATGATGGCCCTGCCCTTGCCGCCGCGCACGCCTCGCTCGCCCCGGCCAGCGCCAGCGATGCGAGCCAGCAGGCTGCCGACGCGGTGTTCCTCGGCGATAGGCTCGGCCCCGTTGCGCTGACAGTCCGCGTGGCGCGCGAGACGATGCGGATCGTGCGCCAGAACTTCGTCTTCGCGATCGGCTACAACATCCTTGCCGTGCCACTGGCGCTGGCGGGGATGGTCACGCCGATGGTCGCCGCCATCGCCATGTCGCTGAGCTCGCTGGTCGTGGTCGGCAATTCGCTGCGTCTTGCGAGGGCGACGCGGTGA
- the ccoS gene encoding cbb3-type cytochrome oxidase assembly protein CcoS, which translates to MSGLTLLIPIALGMGVFGLAVFFWAMKHGQFEDLDGAAQRILIEDEDDEAA; encoded by the coding sequence GTGAGCGGGCTGACGCTGCTCATCCCGATCGCGCTCGGCATGGGCGTGTTCGGCCTGGCGGTATTCTTCTGGGCAATGAAACACGGGCAGTTCGAGGATCTCGATGGCGCGGCGCAGCGCATCCTGATTGAAGACGAGGATGACGAGGCGGCATGA
- a CDS encoding radical SAM protein has translation MWPYHPDLLATPVPRYTSFPTAAEFGPIDPNAYERALEGIEGDVSLYVHIPFCEKICFYCGCNTGHAGRRQRLESYLDALHMEIELVAARLPNNCRVRRVSFGGGSPNAIAPVDFVRLVDELTLQFHLSDPTFSIELDPRTMSAEWAAVIGSVGITRASLGVQTFAEHCQQAIGRVQHEDLIVRTVDWLRGAGVTSLNFDLMYGLPGQSRDDLLDTLQRTRVLGANRVALFGYAHVPHLIPRQRVIDGSALPGQDERFAMAALGYEYFVTHGYTPVGFDHFARPGGDPLAAAALAGTLHRNFQGFTDDAAPNLVGLGSTAISGFPGLLAQNEKNSGRYRMMVSQGRLTAAHGIVRSAEDRERGTVIESLLCQGHAHVPVRLLPTLAPRLAPFIERGLASLEGDIVAITPDGLPYARSIAAQFDPYRQDSQRRFSSAV, from the coding sequence ATGTGGCCTTATCATCCTGACCTGCTCGCGACTCCGGTCCCGCGCTACACCAGTTTCCCGACCGCAGCCGAATTCGGCCCGATCGATCCCAATGCCTATGAGCGCGCGCTCGAAGGCATCGAAGGCGACGTCTCGCTCTACGTCCACATCCCGTTCTGCGAGAAGATCTGCTTCTATTGCGGCTGCAACACCGGCCACGCCGGGCGTCGCCAGCGGCTCGAATCCTATCTCGATGCGCTCCATATGGAGATTGAACTGGTGGCGGCTCGCCTGCCGAACAATTGCCGAGTTCGCCGGGTTTCATTCGGCGGCGGCAGCCCCAATGCCATTGCCCCCGTCGACTTCGTGCGGCTGGTCGATGAGCTGACGCTACAATTCCATCTATCCGATCCCACTTTCTCGATCGAACTCGATCCCCGCACCATGTCCGCCGAGTGGGCTGCGGTGATCGGTTCGGTCGGGATAACCCGCGCCAGCCTGGGCGTTCAGACCTTTGCCGAGCACTGCCAGCAAGCCATTGGCCGGGTACAGCATGAGGATCTGATAGTCCGCACGGTCGACTGGCTGCGCGGCGCCGGCGTTACCTCGCTGAACTTCGACCTCATGTACGGTCTCCCCGGCCAGAGCCGTGATGACCTGCTCGACACCCTCCAGCGCACGCGCGTGCTGGGGGCAAACCGGGTTGCACTGTTTGGCTATGCCCATGTTCCGCACCTGATCCCCCGCCAACGAGTGATCGATGGATCCGCCCTGCCCGGACAGGACGAGCGCTTCGCCATGGCGGCACTGGGATACGAATATTTCGTCACCCATGGCTATACACCGGTAGGGTTCGACCATTTCGCGAGGCCCGGCGGCGACCCGCTCGCGGCGGCGGCACTGGCCGGGACACTGCACCGCAATTTCCAGGGCTTTACCGATGACGCTGCACCCAACCTCGTCGGGCTGGGCAGCACGGCCATCTCCGGCTTTCCCGGCCTGCTAGCGCAGAACGAGAAGAACTCGGGCCGGTACCGCATGATGGTATCGCAGGGTCGCCTGACTGCGGCCCATGGCATTGTCCGCAGCGCCGAGGACCGGGAACGCGGCACGGTGATCGAGTCGCTATTGTGCCAGGGGCATGCGCATGTCCCGGTGCGCCTGTTGCCGACCCTTGCGCCTCGCCTCGCCCCCTTCATCGAACGTGGTCTGGCATCGTTGGAAGGCGATATCGTGGCGATCACGCCCGATGGCCTGCCCTATGCAAGGAGCATCGCGGCGCAGTTCGATCCCTATCGCCAGGATTCGCAGCGACGCTTCTCTTCCGCCGTCTGA